A window of the Chloroflexi bacterium ADurb.Bin180 genome harbors these coding sequences:
- the nuoF gene encoding NADH-quinone oxidoreductase subunit F, producing the protein MTMTIAVAGKGGVGKTTFIAMLIKYIQNHRLGCILAIDGDPAANLNMVLGMPLPETVGRIREDTRDEVSTGRYDTSIPKADFFEYRIHESLAEGDHIDLIAMGRPEGPGCYCAANNILRNVIDRLGDNYDYVLIDNEAGLEHISRQTARNVDKLFVLTDMTMRGIATAGHISRLIRELGTRVRQSYLVINCDESEPGTCKDIPMLMATPHTLVEGIIISCFAVNAHNAFIYVRGEVLHVIRRLQQAVADAYQAGYLGKGIFGTEAGAYICGEETALLDSLEGRRGQPRLRPPFPAVAGLYASPTVVNNAESIASVPSIVANGADWYKSMGTEKSAGPTIYSLSGHITRPGQYEAPLGTTFRTLLDLAGGIRAGHQLKFFTPGGSSTPILTPDHLDVPLDYEGVAAAGSILGTKALQTYDETVSVVRTTLRYTEFYKHESCGKCTPCREGSWWLVQTLRNLEAGRGSEGDVDKLLDVCDNVSMKSFCTLADGFVANITSSIKYFRDEFEAGYHTPAWELFPYEKSIYFPYERETLIVNEVADK; encoded by the coding sequence ATGACCATGACTATCGCCGTAGCCGGCAAGGGCGGGGTGGGCAAAACCACCTTCATCGCTATGCTGATCAAGTACATCCAGAACCATCGGCTTGGTTGCATTCTGGCAATCGACGGTGACCCGGCTGCCAACCTGAACATGGTGTTGGGCATGCCACTGCCCGAGACGGTCGGCCGCATCCGCGAGGATACGAGGGACGAGGTGTCTACTGGCCGTTACGATACCTCGATTCCCAAGGCCGATTTTTTCGAGTATCGCATCCACGAGTCCCTGGCTGAGGGCGACCATATCGACCTGATCGCTATGGGGCGGCCGGAAGGGCCGGGCTGCTACTGCGCCGCGAACAACATCCTGCGCAACGTGATTGACCGACTCGGCGACAACTATGATTATGTGCTCATCGACAACGAAGCCGGCCTGGAGCACATCAGCCGACAAACCGCCCGCAACGTCGACAAACTGTTCGTACTCACGGATATGACCATGCGTGGCATCGCCACCGCCGGCCATATCTCTCGCCTGATTCGCGAGCTGGGAACGCGGGTGCGCCAGAGCTACCTGGTCATCAACTGCGACGAGTCGGAGCCCGGGACCTGCAAGGACATCCCGATGCTGATGGCCACCCCCCACACGTTGGTGGAGGGCATCATCATCAGCTGCTTCGCGGTGAACGCCCACAACGCGTTCATCTACGTGCGCGGTGAGGTGCTGCATGTGATCCGCCGGCTGCAGCAGGCCGTCGCGGACGCCTACCAGGCCGGCTACCTGGGCAAGGGCATCTTCGGCACCGAGGCCGGCGCCTACATCTGCGGTGAAGAGACCGCGCTGCTCGATTCGCTCGAGGGACGCCGTGGCCAGCCCCGGTTGCGTCCTCCGTTCCCTGCCGTGGCGGGTCTGTATGCCTCCCCGACGGTGGTGAACAACGCGGAGTCGATCGCCTCGGTGCCGTCCATCGTCGCCAACGGCGCCGACTGGTACAAGTCGATGGGCACCGAGAAGTCGGCCGGGCCCACGATCTACTCGCTCAGCGGCCACATCACCCGTCCGGGTCAGTACGAGGCCCCGTTGGGCACCACGTTCCGGACGCTGCTCGACCTGGCCGGCGGTATCCGCGCCGGGCACCAGTTGAAGTTCTTCACCCCAGGTGGCTCGTCGACACCGATCCTGACCCCCGACCACCTCGACGTCCCGCTCGACTACGAGGGGGTCGCGGCAGCCGGTTCCATCCTGGGCACCAAGGCGTTGCAGACCTACGACGAGACGGTCTCGGTGGTGCGCACGACGCTGCGCTACACCGAGTTCTACAAGCACGAATCCTGCGGCAAATGCACCCCGTGTCGGGAGGGCAGCTGGTGGCTGGTGCAGACGTTGCGCAACCTCGAGGCGGGCCGTGGCAGCGAGGGCGACGTGGACAAGCTGCTCGACGTTTGCGACAACGTCTCGATGAAGAGCTTCTGTACCTTGGCCGACGGTTTCGTCGCCAACATCACCAGCTCGATCAAGTACTTCCGGGACGAGTTCGAGGCCGGGTACCACACCCCGGCCTGGGAGCTGTTCCCCTACGAGAAGTCCATCTACTTCCCCTACGAGCGGGAGACGCTGATCGTGAATGAGGTGGCCGACAAGTGA
- a CDS encoding Na(+)-translocating NADH-quinone reductase subunit F: MTHHVIVNPGGREVAVPAGTLLSSAVRQAGTEMNLPCGGQGRCGRCKVRVEAGQVQHKGEGRLSAEERAEGYVLACQTAVLSDIRVFVPPQEAIERHLPSDKTAAERPTLPAECDWRSTPWVRQFALTIEPPSLADNTTDLERLKRELARQHGLSELTANLPVLRRLAATLRQSAAEGQPWQVTAVLEMGSWERPGHDALPRLVDLRAGDCTGRTCGVAIDIGTTSNVVYLADLSSGQFIDSAATYNGQISCGEDVISRILYARKEGGLEHLQRLVVETINGLLRQLAERNSLDLNDIYVATVAGNPTMIHLFLGLDPAFIRLEPYIPTANFPPPVLARELGLAINPEATVDCLPGVGAYVGADITAGVLSSGMFKTDKLTLFIDVGTNGEMVLGNSDWLISCACSAGPAFEGAGVQCGMRATVGAIDEVWVNATTHEPTYHVIGEVKPRGICGSGMISLLAELFLTGVVDKSGHLNRALAPRVRLGEHGPEYVVAWAKETEGQPDRTASTGQRDIVLTEVDIANLIRAKGAVYAGFSVLTSSVGIDLADVEEVLIGGGFGKHIDIEKAIQIGLLPDMPWERFRYLGNTSVLGAFTALLCREMRQELVNAARKMTYLELSADNRFMEQFTSALFLPHTDTMVFPSVMRLLEHKQSTGKAP; this comes from the coding sequence ATGACCCATCACGTGATTGTGAATCCGGGCGGGCGGGAGGTCGCTGTCCCGGCAGGCACGCTGCTCAGCTCGGCCGTGCGACAGGCCGGAACAGAGATGAACCTGCCCTGCGGCGGCCAGGGCCGCTGCGGGCGCTGCAAGGTCAGGGTGGAGGCCGGGCAGGTCCAGCACAAAGGCGAAGGCCGCTTGTCTGCTGAGGAACGGGCCGAGGGCTATGTACTGGCCTGCCAGACGGCGGTCCTCAGCGATATCCGGGTGTTCGTGCCACCTCAGGAGGCCATCGAGCGCCACCTGCCGAGCGACAAGACCGCTGCCGAGAGGCCAACGTTGCCGGCGGAGTGCGACTGGAGGAGCACGCCCTGGGTGCGCCAGTTCGCCCTCACCATTGAACCGCCCAGCCTCGCCGACAACACCACCGACCTCGAACGCCTCAAGCGGGAGCTGGCCCGGCAACATGGCCTCTCCGAGTTAACGGCGAACTTGCCCGTGCTGCGCCGACTGGCCGCGACCCTGCGCCAATCGGCAGCGGAAGGCCAGCCCTGGCAGGTAACCGCCGTTCTGGAGATGGGTTCCTGGGAGCGGCCGGGCCACGACGCCCTGCCGAGACTGGTCGATCTGCGGGCCGGCGACTGCACCGGCCGCACCTGCGGGGTGGCCATCGATATTGGCACCACGAGCAATGTGGTCTACCTGGCCGACCTGTCCAGCGGTCAGTTCATCGACAGCGCGGCAACGTACAATGGCCAGATTTCCTGCGGTGAGGATGTGATCTCGCGCATCCTCTATGCGCGCAAAGAAGGCGGGCTGGAGCATCTGCAGCGGCTGGTGGTGGAAACCATCAATGGTCTGCTGCGCCAACTGGCCGAGCGCAACTCGCTCGACCTGAACGACATCTACGTCGCCACCGTGGCCGGCAACCCGACGATGATCCACCTGTTCCTCGGTCTGGACCCGGCCTTCATCCGCCTGGAACCGTACATCCCCACCGCCAACTTTCCTCCGCCAGTGCTGGCCAGGGAGCTGGGCCTCGCCATCAACCCCGAAGCGACTGTCGATTGCCTGCCAGGCGTGGGGGCCTATGTCGGCGCGGACATCACCGCCGGCGTGCTCAGCTCGGGCATGTTCAAGACGGACAAGCTGACCCTGTTCATCGATGTCGGCACCAACGGCGAGATGGTGCTCGGCAACTCGGATTGGCTCATCTCCTGCGCCTGCTCCGCCGGCCCGGCTTTTGAGGGCGCCGGTGTCCAGTGTGGCATGCGTGCCACTGTCGGCGCCATCGACGAGGTGTGGGTGAATGCCACGACCCACGAGCCCACCTACCACGTGATCGGTGAGGTCAAGCCCAGGGGCATCTGCGGGTCGGGCATGATCTCGCTGCTGGCCGAGCTCTTCCTGACTGGCGTTGTCGACAAGTCGGGCCACCTCAACCGCGCCCTGGCCCCCAGGGTTCGCCTCGGGGAGCACGGGCCGGAGTATGTGGTGGCCTGGGCGAAAGAAACGGAAGGGCAGCCGGACCGCACCGCGTCGACGGGGCAGCGCGACATCGTATTGACCGAAGTGGACATTGCCAACCTCATCCGGGCCAAGGGAGCAGTCTACGCCGGGTTCTCTGTGCTGACCTCGAGCGTGGGCATTGATCTGGCCGATGTGGAGGAGGTGCTCATCGGAGGAGGGTTCGGCAAGCACATCGACATCGAGAAGGCGATCCAGATCGGCTTGCTGCCGGACATGCCCTGGGAGAGATTCCGCTATCTGGGCAACACCTCGGTGCTGGGGGCCTTCACTGCCCTGCTGTGCCGGGAGATGAGGCAAGAGTTGGTGAACGCTGCCCGCAAGATGACCTACCTCGAACTCTCCGCCGACAACCGTTTTATGGAGCAGTTCACTTCGGCCCTGTTCCTGCCTCACACCGATACCATGGTCTTTCCGTCGGTGATGCGTCTGCTGGAACACAAGCAAAGCACAGGAAAGGCACCCTGA
- the bcrC gene encoding Undecaprenyl-diphosphatase BcrC — MGWDWTLFRMANGLAGRSHLLDTLVRFVMNDYWATTMLVLLPFGLWFSGNSESERERNQKGVLSTVMALAMANLVVKVINLLYWRWRPFTHHDVTLLFYHPSDSSFPSNAATVGFCIAASVLLFNRRTGLVLLLIACLFSVSRVVGGVHYPTDILGGLIIGSASAWLVQRQWRWPDRLWAPLLRWLRRLVLA, encoded by the coding sequence ATGGGTTGGGACTGGACTCTGTTTCGAATGGCCAACGGGCTGGCCGGCAGGTCGCACCTGCTGGATACCCTGGTCCGCTTTGTGATGAACGACTACTGGGCCACCACCATGCTGGTGTTGCTGCCTTTTGGTTTGTGGTTCAGCGGGAATAGCGAGTCGGAGCGCGAGCGCAATCAGAAGGGAGTGCTCTCCACGGTGATGGCCCTGGCGATGGCGAACCTGGTGGTAAAGGTCATCAACCTGCTCTACTGGCGCTGGCGGCCCTTTACCCACCACGACGTGACACTGCTGTTCTACCATCCGTCGGACTCGTCCTTCCCCAGCAACGCCGCGACAGTGGGCTTTTGCATCGCCGCTTCGGTCCTGCTTTTCAACCGCCGAACAGGACTGGTGCTTTTGCTCATTGCCTGCCTGTTCAGCGTTAGCCGCGTTGTGGGCGGCGTCCACTACCCCACCGACATCCTTGGCGGGCTGATCATCGGCAGCGCCTCCGCCTGGCTTGTCCAGCGCCAGTGGCGGTGGCCAGACCGGCTGTGGGCACCGTTGCTCCGCTGGCTGCGACGGCTGGTGCTGGCATGA
- a CDS encoding Alpha/beta hydrolase family protein, with protein MSTDVEQISIWGDKIGPLYFVSAELAIGYWLFAFFSAVGALQWVAARYHLAGLALFDLRQHRRRGYPLGLVLVLGGTAFFFLWQWGPIFAPGPAGSELAVLFGASGIAALILTLAGSALLGNLRHPPVKQKVLAELGPLIPVGHAQGRWIEPVPEEQTDAAHSQAPLPALCLLPADRESEVVLAVLGRRLAQEGRVSLLIHPDDNVYTFPAALAILPAAVSVLARRPEVDPNRIAVLGEGAGGDLAIRSASTAKDVRAMVAVAPILHEPPVGLGLLHELTFPQAIRWARDTVRAELVKWLDAGIYAAKVPPKPALVIYGSEDRLADRTALASGDGLELRTVAGLGHRYLAGHPAVMSIINDWLKEHL; from the coding sequence GTGTCGACGGACGTGGAGCAGATATCAATCTGGGGGGACAAGATCGGACCGTTGTACTTTGTGTCTGCTGAACTGGCTATCGGCTACTGGCTCTTTGCCTTTTTCTCCGCTGTAGGAGCGCTACAGTGGGTGGCTGCTCGTTATCACCTGGCCGGCCTGGCGCTGTTTGACCTACGGCAGCACCGCCGACGTGGATATCCGCTCGGTCTGGTCCTCGTGCTGGGAGGCACGGCATTCTTCTTTCTCTGGCAGTGGGGGCCCATCTTTGCGCCGGGGCCCGCCGGCAGCGAGCTGGCGGTGTTGTTTGGGGCCAGCGGTATTGCTGCCCTGATCTTGACTCTGGCCGGGTCAGCACTCCTCGGCAACCTGCGCCACCCACCGGTCAAGCAGAAGGTGCTTGCCGAGCTCGGCCCACTCATCCCGGTGGGTCACGCCCAGGGACGCTGGATCGAACCTGTGCCTGAAGAGCAGACTGACGCTGCTCACAGCCAGGCGCCGCTCCCTGCCCTCTGCCTCCTGCCCGCTGACAGGGAGAGCGAAGTGGTCCTGGCCGTGCTCGGTCGCCGGCTCGCGCAGGAGGGGCGAGTCTCGCTGCTGATTCATCCCGACGACAACGTCTATACCTTTCCGGCGGCCCTGGCCATCCTGCCGGCGGCCGTGTCGGTGCTGGCCAGGAGGCCGGAGGTGGATCCGAACAGGATCGCTGTTCTGGGCGAAGGCGCAGGCGGAGACCTCGCCATCCGTTCCGCCAGCACCGCAAAGGACGTGCGCGCGATGGTGGCCGTGGCGCCGATTCTGCATGAACCGCCCGTGGGCCTCGGCCTGCTGCACGAGTTGACCTTTCCTCAGGCGATCCGCTGGGCGCGGGACACTGTCAGAGCAGAGCTGGTCAAGTGGCTCGACGCGGGCATCTATGCCGCCAAGGTGCCACCCAAACCAGCACTGGTGATCTATGGTAGCGAGGACCGCCTGGCCGACCGGACCGCTCTTGCCTCTGGCGATGGCCTCGAGCTGCGCACCGTGGCCGGCCTCGGCCATCGCTATCTCGCCGGTCACCCGGCGGTGATGTCCATTATCAACGACTGGCTTAAGGAGCATCTCTAG
- the acsC gene encoding Corrinoid/iron-sulfur protein large subunit, protein MGLSGLDIYKLLPKTNCKECGQPTCLAFAMKLAQKQAELSACPYVSEQSKAALAAASAPPIRLVTVGTGESKVEVGNETVLFRHEKTFFHPPGLFVRIKDTLPQAEADALLNQITSFSVERVGIKLRVHGVAIENASGDAAAFAARVAAVKAKTDLPLMLIAATPQAMEAGLEQAAGVSPLIYAATAENWKEMAALAAKHKAPLAVRGQRSDPSGQGDLGALAGLTEQIKAAGVEDMVLDPGVRTSHGTLIALTQLRRLALKSGMRSLGYPIVTFPGENASSVDEEVTRAAEHIAKYAGIIVLDHFEPANVYPLLTLSQNIYTDPQKPIQVSPGLYEISGPKPESPLLVTTNFSLTYFSVAGEVEGSGKPTWLLIVDSEGMSVLTGWAAGKFDAAKIAKSVNQFGVPGKVSHKKLVLPGLVAGLSGELEEELPGWEIRVGPREAIDIPAYLKTWS, encoded by the coding sequence ATGGGACTGAGCGGCCTAGACATCTACAAGCTTTTGCCCAAGACCAACTGCAAGGAATGCGGCCAGCCGACCTGTCTGGCCTTTGCCATGAAGCTGGCCCAGAAGCAGGCCGAGCTGTCGGCCTGCCCCTATGTTTCGGAGCAGTCCAAGGCCGCACTCGCGGCGGCCAGTGCCCCACCCATCCGGCTGGTCACCGTGGGTACAGGCGAGTCGAAGGTGGAAGTCGGCAATGAAACCGTTCTCTTCCGTCACGAAAAGACCTTCTTCCACCCACCGGGGCTGTTCGTGCGCATCAAGGACACGCTGCCGCAGGCGGAAGCCGATGCCCTGCTCAACCAGATTACCTCTTTTAGTGTTGAACGAGTCGGAATCAAGCTGCGCGTGCATGGTGTGGCCATCGAGAATGCCTCGGGCGATGCGGCGGCGTTTGCGGCCAGAGTGGCCGCGGTCAAGGCCAAGACGGACCTGCCCTTGATGCTCATCGCTGCCACCCCTCAGGCTATGGAAGCGGGCCTCGAGCAAGCGGCGGGTGTGTCTCCTCTCATCTATGCCGCTACGGCCGAGAACTGGAAGGAAATGGCCGCCCTGGCCGCCAAGCACAAGGCCCCTCTGGCTGTACGCGGTCAGCGAAGCGACCCCAGCGGCCAGGGTGACCTGGGTGCTCTCGCCGGGCTGACCGAGCAGATCAAGGCTGCCGGCGTCGAGGATATGGTGCTCGATCCCGGAGTGCGTACCTCGCACGGCACGCTGATTGCGCTGACTCAGTTGCGCCGGCTGGCCCTCAAGAGCGGAATGAGGTCCTTGGGCTATCCCATCGTGACCTTTCCCGGCGAGAACGCGTCCTCCGTCGACGAGGAGGTCACGCGGGCGGCAGAGCACATCGCCAAGTACGCCGGGATCATCGTGCTGGACCACTTTGAACCAGCCAACGTGTATCCACTGCTCACGCTGAGCCAGAACATCTACACCGATCCGCAGAAGCCAATCCAGGTCAGCCCGGGGCTGTACGAGATCTCTGGCCCCAAGCCCGAGTCGCCTCTGCTTGTGACGACCAATTTCTCGCTGACCTACTTTAGCGTGGCCGGCGAAGTGGAAGGCAGCGGCAAGCCGACCTGGCTGCTCATCGTCGACTCGGAAGGCATGTCGGTCTTGACCGGCTGGGCCGCCGGCAAGTTCGATGCGGCCAAGATCGCCAAGTCGGTCAACCAGTTTGGCGTTCCGGGCAAGGTCAGCCACAAAAAGCTGGTCCTTCCCGGACTGGTGGCTGGCCTCTCTGGCGAACTCGAAGAGGAACTCCCGGGTTGGGAGATTCGAGTGGGGCCTCGCGAGGCAATTGACATCCCGGCCTATCTCAAGACCTGGAGCTAG
- the acsD gene encoding Corrinoid/iron-sulfur protein small subunit, giving the protein MTPAVQVPIEKWTGKIREITLGATAAEGGTRTRTVTVGGENTLPFLSFEGTMPHAPVVALEVQDHYPNEWSPLLKESWGDVLHDPAAWAKKAEAVGADLIVFKLISAHPEGDNTDAAHAAATVKAVLAATGLPLVVLGPGQADKDNEVLVAVAEAAKGERLVLGNCEDKNYRTVVAAALAHGHLVVAKTPIDVNLAKQLNILITDMRLDLDRVLMDPTTGALGYGLEYSYSVMERLRLAALTGDGMVQQPMICTVGEETWRAKESKVNQGVPAAWGDWIKRAIHWEVLTASSLLLAGANIVVLRHPDSVARIKQTIAGLMAD; this is encoded by the coding sequence ATGACCCCAGCGGTTCAAGTACCTATCGAGAAATGGACGGGCAAGATCCGCGAGATCACCCTCGGTGCTACCGCAGCCGAGGGGGGAACTCGCACCAGGACCGTGACCGTCGGCGGCGAGAACACCCTCCCGTTTCTGAGCTTTGAAGGCACCATGCCCCATGCCCCTGTCGTCGCGCTGGAGGTTCAGGACCACTACCCCAACGAATGGTCACCGCTGCTCAAAGAATCCTGGGGCGACGTGCTGCACGACCCGGCCGCCTGGGCCAAGAAGGCCGAAGCGGTCGGAGCCGACCTCATTGTGTTCAAACTGATCAGCGCTCACCCCGAAGGAGACAACACCGACGCCGCCCATGCCGCGGCCACCGTCAAGGCAGTGCTGGCGGCCACGGGGCTGCCGCTGGTGGTCCTTGGCCCCGGCCAGGCCGACAAGGACAATGAAGTGCTGGTGGCAGTGGCCGAGGCGGCCAAGGGCGAACGCCTGGTCCTGGGCAACTGCGAGGACAAGAACTATCGCACCGTTGTCGCTGCCGCTCTGGCTCACGGCCATCTGGTTGTGGCCAAGACGCCCATCGACGTAAACCTGGCCAAGCAGCTCAACATTCTGATCACGGATATGAGACTCGACCTTGACCGTGTGCTGATGGACCCCACCACCGGTGCTCTGGGCTATGGCCTGGAGTACTCTTACTCGGTGATGGAGCGACTGCGTCTGGCCGCGCTCACCGGTGACGGTATGGTGCAGCAGCCAATGATCTGCACCGTGGGTGAAGAGACCTGGCGAGCCAAGGAAAGCAAGGTCAATCAGGGAGTGCCCGCGGCCTGGGGCGACTGGATAAAGCGCGCCATTCACTGGGAGGTCCTCACCGCAAGCAGCCTGCTCCTGGCGGGCGCCAACATCGTGGTGCTGCGCCACCCCGACAGCGTCGCGCGCATCAAGCAGACCATCGCCGGTCTGATGGCAGACTAG
- a CDS encoding Carbon monoxide dehydrogenase/acetyl-CoA synthase subunit alpha: protein MSRFIATRAIRGANTVVAEAESMLKAAIAELGPDTPVAFTNTAYFLPVNLAFMGRQIAKLADMVPALEDAKRLLHPIPPENMWVPYLGETLDCGMATLLAEEIIEGIRFARGVEPQQITWDGTYVPTANFVSNDPLAKAGKRLNGPIDDIQLRAWGIQLVDGRMPGFAALLGCAKSTEVAVQLVRELQQRSILVFLSGSVNGRSIIHQLMEAGVEMGYDTYIIPFGTDTLATIYPLGFAARSALTFGGLKPGMPREILQYNRARVFAFAIALGEVDDLKYATAAGAINYGFPVIADTVIPQILPTGITPYEHVISMPFDDIEGKDDIERARKLVQRAIEVRGVKIKVTEVPIPVPYGSAFEGERVRKADMRVEFGGKNSRCFEYLKMSPFESVEDGKITVVGPEFDSVPAEGSMDMGIVVEVAGHKMQEDFEPVLERQIHYFVNGASGIQHIGQRDITWIRVSKAAAEKGFKLEHFGKILYARFHADFGAIVDKVQVTIFTDKAKMEEWLAKARQAYHLRNERLAGMTDESVDEFFSCTLCQSFAPNHVCVISPERLGLCGAYNWLDCKASNHINPTGPNQPIKKGACIDANFGVFEGVNAFVRQASHQTVQEVSMYSIMNNPMTACGCFECIAMVIPEANGVMVVSREDPSMTPAGMTFSTLAGVAGGGLQTAGVMGHGKYYLTSRKFLSSDGGFKRVVWMSSFLKESMKEEFKAVAEREGDAALIDKIADERVATSVEQLLPFLEEKGHPALTLPPLF, encoded by the coding sequence ATGTCGAGGTTCATCGCAACCCGAGCCATCCGTGGTGCCAATACCGTCGTCGCCGAGGCCGAATCGATGCTCAAGGCGGCCATCGCCGAGCTGGGCCCTGACACCCCGGTCGCGTTCACCAACACGGCCTACTTCCTGCCGGTCAACCTGGCCTTTATGGGCCGCCAGATTGCGAAACTGGCCGATATGGTGCCGGCTCTGGAAGACGCCAAGCGTCTGCTGCACCCCATTCCGCCGGAGAATATGTGGGTGCCTTACCTTGGCGAGACGCTGGACTGCGGTATGGCCACACTGCTGGCGGAGGAGATCATCGAAGGCATTCGCTTCGCCCGCGGGGTGGAACCCCAGCAGATCACCTGGGACGGGACCTACGTGCCCACCGCCAACTTTGTCAGCAACGACCCGCTGGCAAAAGCCGGCAAGAGGCTGAACGGCCCCATCGATGATATCCAGCTCCGGGCCTGGGGCATCCAACTGGTGGACGGCCGCATGCCGGGCTTTGCCGCTCTGCTGGGCTGCGCCAAGAGCACCGAAGTGGCGGTGCAGTTGGTGCGCGAACTGCAGCAGCGCAGCATTCTGGTGTTCCTCAGCGGCAGCGTCAACGGGCGGAGCATCATTCACCAGTTGATGGAGGCCGGGGTGGAGATGGGTTACGACACCTATATCATCCCCTTTGGCACTGACACCCTCGCCACCATCTATCCCCTCGGTTTTGCCGCTCGCAGCGCACTCACCTTTGGCGGCCTGAAGCCAGGAATGCCGCGCGAGATACTGCAGTACAACCGGGCCCGCGTGTTTGCCTTTGCCATCGCTCTCGGCGAGGTCGACGACCTGAAGTATGCCACGGCAGCCGGAGCGATCAACTATGGCTTCCCCGTCATCGCCGATACGGTCATCCCGCAAATCCTGCCCACGGGCATCACCCCCTACGAGCACGTCATCAGCATGCCCTTTGATGACATCGAGGGCAAGGACGACATCGAGCGCGCGCGAAAGCTGGTACAGCGCGCCATCGAGGTCCGCGGAGTCAAGATCAAGGTCACCGAGGTGCCGATCCCGGTGCCCTACGGTTCGGCCTTTGAAGGCGAAAGGGTGCGCAAGGCCGACATGCGTGTCGAGTTCGGCGGCAAGAACAGCCGCTGCTTTGAATACCTCAAGATGTCCCCCTTCGAGTCGGTGGAGGACGGCAAGATCACGGTGGTCGGACCAGAGTTCGACAGCGTGCCGGCAGAGGGCTCGATGGATATGGGCATCGTGGTTGAGGTGGCCGGGCACAAGATGCAGGAGGACTTTGAGCCGGTACTGGAGAGGCAGATTCACTACTTTGTCAACGGTGCTTCAGGCATCCAGCACATCGGCCAGCGCGACATCACCTGGATCCGGGTCAGCAAGGCGGCGGCCGAGAAAGGCTTCAAGCTGGAGCACTTTGGCAAGATCCTTTATGCGCGCTTCCATGCCGACTTTGGGGCCATCGTGGACAAGGTGCAGGTGACCATCTTTACGGACAAGGCCAAGATGGAAGAGTGGTTGGCCAAGGCCCGTCAGGCCTACCATCTCCGCAATGAACGCCTGGCTGGAATGACCGATGAGTCGGTGGACGAGTTCTTTAGCTGCACGCTGTGTCAGAGCTTTGCCCCCAATCACGTCTGCGTGATCTCGCCCGAGCGGCTCGGCCTGTGCGGCGCTTACAACTGGCTGGACTGCAAAGCGTCCAACCACATCAACCCTACCGGACCCAATCAGCCGATCAAGAAGGGCGCCTGCATCGACGCCAACTTTGGGGTGTTTGAAGGGGTCAACGCCTTTGTGCGCCAGGCCTCACACCAGACCGTTCAGGAAGTATCGATGTACTCCATCATGAACAACCCAATGACTGCCTGCGGGTGCTTTGAGTGCATCGCAATGGTCATTCCCGAGGCCAACGGAGTTATGGTTGTCTCGCGTGAGGATCCCAGTATGACACCGGCCGGCATGACCTTCTCCACCCTCGCCGGCGTGGCCGGTGGTGGGCTACAGACCGCCGGCGTAATGGGCCACGGCAAGTACTATCTGACCAGCCGCAAGTTCCTGTCATCTGACGGCGGCTTTAAGCGTGTCGTGTGGATGTCCTCCTTCCTGAAGGAAAGCATGAAGGAAGAGTTCAAGGCTGTGGCGGAGCGCGAGGGCGACGCGGCGCTGATCGACAAGATTGCCGATGAGCGAGTCGCCACCTCGGTGGAGCAGCTCCTGCCCTTCCTTGAGGAAAAGGGGCACCCGGCCCTCACCCTGCCGCCCTTGTTCTAG